The uncultured Campylobacter sp. DNA segment CGTATTCCTCGCCGCTATTTAGCTCGCGTTTGCTTAGCCGTTTGCTAAATTTTGCCCCGCACCGACTCTGCGCGCAAAGCTTGGCTAGATCTGCGCCAAGCCCGTCTGAAACGTCCATGGCGGCGTTTATCTTGCTTGCTGCGGCGTAGAAAAATTTATCTTTTAAAATAGGCCTTTTAAAGCGCGAATTTGACGCGACACGCCCGCCGTTTAAAAGCGTCCTAAGTCCTTTTAGACTACCTCCAAGCTCGCCCGTAAAAGCAACCAGATCGCCCTTTTTCGCTCCGCTTCGCAAAACCGCCTTGCCGCAAAGCCGCGAGATAACGGTAACGCTAAGTAAAATTTTATCGCTGCCGATCGTGTCGCCGCCGATGATAGTCACGCCGTACTCGTCGCAAACGTCCGCAAATCCCTTGCGTAGCGCCGAGATCTGCGCCGCACTCGTGTTTTTGGGTAGCCCAAGTCCTAAAAGCGCAAATTTAGGCTCGGCGTTCATCGCGACGGCGTCGGAGAGATTTACGAGCATCGCCTTACGCGCGATCTCCTCCATACTAAGCCAGCCTGCCAGGAAGTGCGTCCCCTCGCAAAAAAGGTCCTTGCTATACACCCACCGGCCGCGCTCATGCGCGACGACGGCGCCGTCGTCGCCGATGAAGGAGTTGCTAAATTTATCGATTATTAGGCGTTCTTTATCCATTTTGCGATTTTATAAAATTCGGGCTAAAAAGGCGCTTGAAAAACGAATTTATTTAGGCGGCTCGGCAAATTTAACCTCTCAAATTTGCCGAGTTTAAAAATCTATCCGAAAATCTCAAATTTGCTAAATAGCTCCGGTTCGTCTTTTACTATGCCGCGCTTAACCAGACCCTCCACGACATCGCGGTCGCAGTCGGTTTGCAGCGGCCAGCCGCGCGTATAGCCCTCGGCCTCGCCTTTTGCGGTAGCGTCGATGCAGACCGCACCCTCACGCACGTAGATATCGCGCAGAGCGTCGATGTTATTAGTCACGCGCCAAAGTAGCATATACTGGTTTTCTAGGCGGTTTTCGGGACCGACGAAAACGAGCAGTTTAAAGTGCTCTTTAAATTTCAAAAGCTCTTCAAAAACCTCTTTTACGAGGCGGTTTTTATCAAATTTGACGACGCAAATCGGAGTTTTGGTATTTGTTTTAAACTGCACGAGCTGCGTTAAATTCGGCTCTATTTCTTTAAATTTAGCTAGTAGCGCGGCGTCGCCCAAAAGCACTGGCGCAGGCGCCGAAAAATCCTGCGTAGCGTCGATTCCTAGCTTACCGCCAAAGCACGAGTTTGGGCTGGCGTGATCTAGCTGATCGCACACGCCTTCGCTAATTAGCAGAGCATTTTTGCCAAAACGGTTTAAGATGTGCTCCGTAAGCGCGTCATAATCGCTCAAATTTGGCGCATCCTCGCCGACGAAAACCGCGTGCTTTACAAAGCTCATCTGCCCCACGCCCCAAAACGCGTGCATCGCCTGTTTGGCGTGCGCTGGATAAAGGGCGTTTATCTTAGCTAAAATCAGGTTGTGAAAGACGCCGTTTTCAGGCATGTTATAATCCAAAAGCTCGGGCACCGTCGTGCGCAAAAGCGGCAGGAAAATGCGCTCCGTCGCCCAGCCCATATACTTATCCTCAAGCGGCGGCTTGCCGACTACGGTCGCGTGAAATACAGGCTCACGCTTGCTCGTGATCGCTGTAACCTCCATCACCGGAAACGGCTCCACCGGCGTATAAAAGCCCGTATGATCGCCAAACGGCCCTTCAAGCTCAAATTTATCCGTATCCACGAAACCCTCGATCACGTAGTCCGCGTCGTGCGGGACGTAAATTTCATTCGTTAGCGACTTTACGAGTTTG contains these protein-coding regions:
- a CDS encoding thiamine-phosphate kinase, encoding MDKERLIIDKFSNSFIGDDGAVVAHERGRWVYSKDLFCEGTHFLAGWLSMEEIARKAMLVNLSDAVAMNAEPKFALLGLGLPKNTSAAQISALRKGFADVCDEYGVTIIGGDTIGSDKILLSVTVISRLCGKAVLRSGAKKGDLVAFTGELGGSLKGLRTLLNGGRVASNSRFKRPILKDKFFYAAASKINAAMDVSDGLGADLAKLCAQSRCGAKFSKRLSKRELNSGEEYEILFTFSPKNRAKILSIARKTRTKITIFAKITKGKFKSNARNHHF
- a CDS encoding menaquinone biosynthesis decarboxylase; translated protein: MNYIKLLKDNGLLRVIDEPVDIDLEIAHASYIEVKRENSQALLFTNPICKKTGRKFAPVLANIYGSKRALELIFGRDPDEIADEIERLLKPKKPKSFGEKLNFAAYLFEMRKIFTKRLKTRGECQEIAYFGDAADLNSLPALKTWPLDGGAFITMGQVYTQSLEGELQNVGMYRLQIYGKNRLGMHWQIHKDGANFFNEYKRAGRKMPVSVAIGGDPLYIWCGQAPLPKGVFELLLYGFIRKEPAKLVKSLTNEIYVPHDADYVIEGFVDTDKFELEGPFGDHTGFYTPVEPFPVMEVTAITSKREPVFHATVVGKPPLEDKYMGWATERIFLPLLRTTVPELLDYNMPENGVFHNLILAKINALYPAHAKQAMHAFWGVGQMSFVKHAVFVGEDAPNLSDYDALTEHILNRFGKNALLISEGVCDQLDHASPNSCFGGKLGIDATQDFSAPAPVLLGDAALLAKFKEIEPNLTQLVQFKTNTKTPICVVKFDKNRLVKEVFEELLKFKEHFKLLVFVGPENRLENQYMLLWRVTNNIDALRDIYVREGAVCIDATAKGEAEGYTRGWPLQTDCDRDVVEGLVKRGIVKDEPELFSKFEIFG